A part of Desulfotomaculum nigrificans DSM 574 genomic DNA contains:
- a CDS encoding DNRLRE domain-containing protein, translating to MNIFKLPAIKSTFVLSNKPDQTPCHSPYLPVGKIGLGYIFFNEHLSYLFFDMSVIPKDHVISSAKLKLYFIKPDLKCKSPEFFGIQALAQPFADCSTNYRNRPSTIPKTLKKVAIPKDNCSISVEITEIVKFWHSDRLMNNGLALLPVDFGTSGFLLFHSSNSSDCSKHPVLTITTKSDKGICYEEKESYYVSKTGGFSKAQEVWHYSLYSFIIRNIGCKKILFKLQSSPDNIDFIDDGLEIELLPGQTRILASNFFTRYNRVKFYLDPSESGTGQIEIWLQAKA from the coding sequence ATGAATATATTTAAATTACCAGCTATAAAAAGTACTTTTGTGTTGAGTAATAAACCAGATCAGACACCGTGCCATTCACCATACCTGCCTGTTGGAAAAATCGGTTTAGGATACATTTTTTTTAATGAACATCTATCCTATCTTTTCTTTGACATGTCCGTGATTCCCAAGGATCATGTGATTTCCTCGGCTAAGTTAAAATTATATTTCATCAAACCAGATTTGAAATGTAAATCACCCGAATTTTTTGGTATCCAGGCCCTGGCACAACCCTTTGCGGATTGTTCTACAAACTACCGAAATAGACCCTCTACAATACCAAAAACATTAAAAAAGGTCGCAATACCTAAGGATAATTGTTCAATTTCAGTGGAAATTACAGAGATCGTGAAATTTTGGCATTCCGACAGATTAATGAATAATGGGTTGGCATTGTTACCCGTGGATTTTGGAACTTCTGGTTTTTTACTTTTTCACAGTTCAAATAGCTCAGATTGTTCAAAACACCCGGTACTGACAATTACGACGAAATCGGATAAAGGAATTTGTTATGAGGAAAAAGAAAGTTACTATGTGAGTAAAACAGGGGGATTTAGCAAGGCACAAGAGGTCTGGCATTATTCTCTGTATAGTTTTATCATACGGAATATTGGTTGCAAGAAAATATTATTTAAATTACAATCTAGCCCGGATAATATAGACTTTATTGACGATGGTCTCGAAATTGAATTACTTCCTGGCCAAACAAGAATCTTAGCAAGTAACTTTTTCACTCGCTATAATAGAGTTAAATTTTACCTTGATCCCAGTGAAAGTGGTACCGGTCAAATTGAAATTTGGCTGCAAGCCAAGGCATAG
- a CDS encoding glycosyltransferase family 2 protein gives MISLCMIIKNEEHNLPRCLSSAKDCVDEIIVVDTGSDDNSVEIAKQFGAKVFFYQWDDDFAAARNFSISKATGDWVIYLDADEELEPDCASRFRALAENPEVEGYYFHINNLCDNDDALRHINVRMFRNKPQYRFDGQLHEQILNAIQDSNPGHQSPVVDSGITILHYGYLYSEFLAKNKAQRNYRINKRLVDQWPDNPFYLYTLGCSCINLGNLTEATDYFRKALKYIDFRATYAPSVFISLISCLIRTGELDEAMEQIHRCQQQFPDYVDIYFVEGELAARLGLVEKARVCFEKCLSLGEQVQGKFTTKTGVGSFRPMFELAQLYQAQGDLEKAIHYQLQGIKYKDDISQYVTLARLLKTYLKDDVRLLSILRELCQQKDKVKECLTLGQILYDIGAYDLAIRLLDEAPAGPGEIAYLKAQCLLKINGYREAIETLKQIKPGSQLYQNSLPSLVLAHWLATPPLDAAGLLRSGNRQHGEAYETFLCINEHLFKRHPETKIDANSKAFKKLVDQLISLNQAELLVQILTLGGLATPYSKVWYLTQPPMNPTKLELAAKLALLELKQGSRQPDYPYVLGWYFYDHNELASAQQMLLQAIKLNPADRYKKLLKETYRKQCLNMVKTALQHYPDNPKFNRWLIDIQKDRIQYAGLKGVH, from the coding sequence ATGATTTCATTATGTATGATTATTAAAAATGAGGAACATAACCTGCCCCGCTGCCTCAGCAGTGCCAAGGACTGTGTGGACGAAATCATTGTGGTAGATACCGGCTCCGATGATAACAGCGTAGAAATTGCCAAACAATTTGGGGCCAAGGTATTCTTCTACCAATGGGATGATGATTTTGCCGCTGCCCGCAATTTTAGTATTTCCAAGGCCACCGGCGATTGGGTCATTTACCTGGACGCCGATGAGGAATTAGAACCTGACTGTGCCAGCCGCTTCAGGGCCTTAGCCGAGAACCCAGAGGTGGAAGGGTATTACTTTCACATTAATAACCTTTGTGACAACGATGATGCCCTGCGTCATATCAATGTGCGCATGTTTAGAAACAAGCCTCAATACCGGTTTGATGGCCAGTTGCATGAGCAAATCTTAAACGCCATTCAAGACAGCAACCCCGGTCATCAAAGTCCTGTCGTTGATTCAGGTATTACGATTTTGCATTACGGTTACCTATACTCAGAATTCCTGGCTAAAAATAAGGCCCAGCGTAATTACCGCATCAATAAGCGACTGGTGGATCAATGGCCGGATAATCCTTTCTACCTTTATACACTAGGCTGTTCCTGTATTAACCTGGGCAATCTTACCGAAGCCACAGATTACTTTCGTAAGGCCCTTAAATATATTGATTTTAGGGCCACCTATGCCCCCAGCGTGTTTATCTCACTCATTTCCTGTTTAATCCGTACAGGTGAATTGGATGAGGCCATGGAACAAATACACCGTTGCCAGCAACAATTTCCGGACTATGTAGATATCTACTTTGTAGAAGGTGAATTGGCCGCCCGATTGGGCCTGGTGGAGAAAGCCCGAGTCTGCTTTGAAAAATGCCTGAGCCTGGGCGAGCAGGTGCAAGGTAAATTCACCACTAAGACAGGTGTTGGCAGTTTCCGGCCGATGTTTGAATTGGCCCAGCTTTATCAAGCCCAGGGTGATTTAGAAAAGGCCATTCACTACCAGCTGCAGGGAATAAAATACAAAGATGACATCAGTCAGTATGTCACTCTGGCCCGTTTATTAAAAACTTACCTCAAGGATGACGTAAGGCTCTTAAGCATCTTAAGAGAACTGTGCCAGCAAAAGGATAAAGTGAAAGAGTGTTTGACCCTGGGCCAAATACTGTATGATATCGGGGCCTATGATCTAGCCATCAGGTTATTGGATGAGGCTCCTGCCGGACCAGGGGAAATTGCCTACCTGAAAGCCCAATGCTTATTAAAGATCAACGGTTACCGTGAAGCAATTGAAACCTTAAAGCAGATTAAACCTGGTTCCCAGCTTTATCAAAATTCCCTACCATCCCTGGTGCTGGCTCACTGGCTGGCCACCCCTCCCCTGGATGCCGCCGGGCTTTTGCGGTCTGGCAACCGGCAGCATGGGGAAGCATATGAAACCTTTCTATGCATCAACGAACACCTTTTCAAAAGACATCCGGAAACTAAAATTGACGCCAACAGTAAGGCTTTTAAAAAGTTGGTGGATCAACTGATCTCCCTCAATCAAGCCGAACTGCTGGTGCAAATCCTAACCTTGGGCGGATTGGCCACCCCTTATAGTAAAGTTTGGTATTTAACCCAACCACCGATGAACCCAACCAAGCTGGAACTGGCCGCCAAGTTAGCCCTGTTGGAGCTTAAGCAAGGTTCCCGGCAACCTGATTATCCTTACGTGCTGGGATGGTACTTTTATGATCACAATGAACTGGCCAGTGCCCAGCAAATGCTGCTCCAGGCCATCAAGCTTAATCCGGCGGATCGCTATAAAAAACTTTTAAAAGAAACCTATCGCAAGCAATGTCTAAATATGGTTAAAACAGCCCTGCAACACTACCCCGACAACCCTAAGTTCAACCGCTGGTTAATAGATATACAGAAAGATCGCATACAATATGCCGGTCTCAAGGGGGTGCATTAA
- a CDS encoding glycosyltransferase codes for MSCSISLCMIAKNEAHQIARCINSAKPYVDQIVVVDTGSTDNTVQIARDLGAEVYQMEWQDNFAQARNKSLEHASGDWILFLDCDEELDQATAPLLREVVQSQQYDGYWINLTNIFNQQPSSNFLGFRLFRNDPRHRFECRIHEQILPSVIRHATAERIGYANITVYHYGYEDSEVVAKSKSKRNLRMLEKARQEYGDAGFINFYLGVEYQRLGDYQKALDYYHRSLVKSSLDETYAPAMVRSIGYCLLNLKRHQEGVAFIDQYLKYYPDYTDLVYLKGILYFDQRLYRESLDCMNQCLSLGSPPPRYFSMQGIGDEKPKFFISSIIDHLIRQAGSLFEKGHESQAFAALDLAFSQLKKTPNEEYYTRLIETMLTWIKAV; via the coding sequence ATGTCCTGCTCCATCAGCCTTTGCATGATTGCTAAAAATGAAGCCCACCAGATTGCCCGCTGCATTAACAGTGCCAAGCCCTATGTGGATCAAATTGTGGTGGTAGATACCGGCTCAACTGATAACACGGTACAAATTGCCAGGGACCTGGGGGCGGAAGTTTATCAAATGGAGTGGCAGGATAACTTTGCCCAAGCCCGCAACAAATCCCTGGAGCACGCCAGCGGTGACTGGATCTTATTTTTAGATTGTGATGAGGAACTGGATCAAGCAACCGCACCCCTACTCAGGGAAGTGGTCCAAAGCCAGCAGTATGACGGCTACTGGATTAACTTGACCAACATTTTTAACCAGCAGCCCAGCTCTAACTTCCTGGGCTTCCGTTTGTTCCGCAATGATCCCCGGCATCGTTTTGAGTGCAGAATTCATGAACAAATTCTGCCCTCCGTCATCCGGCATGCCACTGCTGAACGCATCGGTTACGCCAACATCACCGTCTATCATTACGGCTATGAGGATTCCGAGGTGGTGGCTAAGAGTAAATCTAAGCGAAATTTACGAATGCTGGAGAAGGCCCGTCAGGAATACGGGGATGCCGGGTTTATCAATTTTTACTTGGGAGTAGAATATCAGCGCTTAGGAGATTATCAAAAGGCCCTGGATTATTACCATCGTTCTCTGGTTAAAAGTTCGCTAGACGAAACCTACGCTCCCGCCATGGTCAGGAGTATTGGTTACTGTTTGTTGAATTTAAAACGGCACCAGGAGGGTGTGGCCTTTATTGACCAATATCTGAAATATTACCCTGATTATACGGATTTGGTTTATCTAAAAGGAATACTGTATTTTGACCAGAGATTATACCGGGAATCCTTGGATTGTATGAACCAATGCCTATCCCTGGGGTCACCACCCCCCCGGTATTTCTCCATGCAGGGGATAGGGGATGAAAAACCTAAGTTTTTCATTAGCAGTATAATTGACCATTTGATTAGGCAGGCTGGTTCTTTATTTGAAAAAGGCCATGAATCGCAGGCTTTTGCCGCCCTGGACCTGGCTTTTTCCCAATTAAAGAAAACCCCCAACGAAGAATACTACACCAGGCTGATTGAAACCATGCTCACCTGGATTAAAGCTGTCTAA
- a CDS encoding glycosyltransferase family 2 protein — protein sequence MKRCNRTREKFLTEGNTEGSNDKKCLVSIIIPVFNQLAYTKECIGSLLETLTLYRHDSEVILVDNGSTDGTGDYLKTLPDYFKVITNQQNLGFARACNLGAAAARGDFLVFLNNDTVALPGWLGQMLNVMEKEEQVGIVGSKLLFPDGTIQHAGVVVAAAPYPISPYHAYYQQPGDLPAANKMRDYQAVTGACLLIKRDLFVAVGAFDEDFINGYEDVDLCFKVRQQGYRVVYCPTSVLYHHQSVSEGRADYNYHNTVLLHQKWLGIIKPDVP from the coding sequence ATGAAACGGTGTAACAGAACGCGAGAGAAGTTTTTGACGGAAGGTAATACAGAAGGTAGTAATGATAAAAAATGCCTGGTGTCCATTATTATCCCGGTATTTAATCAACTGGCTTATACCAAAGAGTGTATTGGGAGTTTGCTGGAGACGTTAACTTTATACCGTCATGATTCTGAGGTTATCCTGGTGGACAACGGGTCTACGGATGGTACCGGGGATTATTTAAAAACACTGCCTGATTATTTTAAAGTAATCACCAACCAGCAAAATCTCGGCTTTGCCAGGGCCTGCAACCTGGGGGCCGCGGCAGCGCGGGGGGATTTTCTGGTGTTTCTTAATAACGACACAGTGGCCCTGCCGGGCTGGCTGGGCCAAATGCTGAATGTAATGGAAAAAGAAGAGCAGGTGGGGATAGTAGGCAGCAAGCTGTTATTCCCCGACGGTACCATCCAACACGCCGGAGTAGTTGTGGCGGCTGCACCTTATCCCATATCCCCTTATCATGCCTATTATCAACAGCCGGGTGATCTGCCGGCGGCTAATAAAATGCGCGATTATCAGGCTGTTACCGGGGCCTGCCTGTTGATTAAAAGGGATCTATTTGTCGCCGTGGGTGCCTTTGACGAAGATTTTATTAATGGTTACGAGGATGTGGATTTATGTTTTAAAGTCAGGCAGCAGGGGTACCGGGTGGTATATTGCCCCACCAGTGTGTTGTACCACCACCAGTCCGTCAGTGAAGGCAGGGCTGATTATAACTACCATAACACGGTGCTGCTGCATCAAAAATGGCTGGGCATAATTAAGCCTGATGTTCCATAA
- a CDS encoding glycosyltransferase, producing MQFSSEFTKYQLYPKLPEGNWQILCLNLKQIGGRYFFDLLLADAVRHKVIPVLLNQCKLSENEVAVQEIVFDSLLAAWDQPLLNELCQQACSLIDRVLTDNQTIDWHPHIVFTELKNQFPLFNEMSNNNHHRRAVMGLENYSNGLKPIAMYQGVKQIINQLKNYPIAILDCACGSGAGSLILGSNQEHQVTGVDMDRDAVEFANLINTYDHVKFVQSNLADLAGTRQFDVAVSLETMEHVADPDGFLSNLLSTLKDDGIIIMSLPEARFHGMEYNSDHLTNWTGHKVKKFFSKYFTHYRFMVMECRDVNDPFHYALVAEEDVDKWQIENYFIVANKKDLKPKINTNQLSRKPLKILFVAHNIYPLEKSGVPIVTYNEATALQKKGHQVAVIITQAAGQAEKFRSDGILTYNIPPLDYVERFLDDFFLNRRQYLATIEAIINDFQPDIVHINNLLFISPKVMQLFSDYGIKIVREMHDIVEFCFRGFPTVDSPFSVRNETGLEMCRGPAPEKCSKCVLPQKHIANDKQSIKVKAFVTGKFFARLNYLNYLYDHVVDALVFMCDSWKNYVHQFIRGNQREYVIPLGLAGEKQATGGLYPQGKVPNFVYIGSISSLKGVDLLCQAFQDQNVLTEGFTLNIYGQVREQYLEEMVNGLVQFAGGKVNCHGPFGAEDLPAIMQSADIGIVPSYFETYCLTVREFLSWGKPVIAAATYGIKDIIQHDVNGMLFPVGNWQKLREQVARLLKDRELLERLRVGAMNTKVATLAEQIAQLEQVYYEVLGHETV from the coding sequence TTGCAATTTAGTTCCGAATTTACCAAGTATCAACTGTACCCAAAACTTCCGGAGGGAAACTGGCAAATATTATGCCTAAACCTGAAACAAATTGGAGGTCGGTACTTCTTTGACCTGCTTTTGGCCGATGCAGTTCGGCATAAGGTGATACCGGTTTTGCTCAATCAATGTAAGCTATCTGAAAATGAGGTCGCTGTTCAGGAAATAGTTTTTGACTCCCTATTAGCCGCATGGGACCAACCATTGCTCAATGAACTGTGCCAGCAAGCATGTAGTCTAATTGACCGGGTGCTGACAGACAACCAAACCATTGACTGGCATCCCCATATCGTTTTTACGGAACTGAAGAATCAATTTCCTTTATTTAACGAGATGAGTAACAATAATCACCATCGCAGGGCGGTCATGGGCCTGGAAAACTACTCCAATGGCCTAAAGCCTATTGCCATGTATCAAGGGGTCAAGCAAATTATCAACCAACTAAAAAACTACCCTATAGCCATACTTGATTGTGCCTGTGGCAGTGGTGCCGGTTCCTTAATTCTGGGGAGCAACCAGGAGCATCAGGTCACCGGCGTTGATATGGACAGGGATGCCGTTGAATTTGCTAACTTAATTAATACGTATGATCATGTAAAGTTTGTTCAATCTAACCTGGCGGATTTGGCGGGGACCAGACAATTTGATGTGGCGGTCAGCTTAGAAACCATGGAGCATGTTGCCGACCCGGACGGGTTTCTTAGCAATCTGTTAAGTACCCTGAAGGATGATGGCATCATTATCATGTCCCTGCCAGAGGCCCGCTTTCACGGGATGGAATATAATTCGGATCACCTGACCAATTGGACCGGCCATAAAGTTAAAAAGTTTTTCTCTAAATACTTTACCCACTACCGGTTTATGGTTATGGAGTGCAGGGATGTAAATGATCCTTTCCATTATGCCTTGGTAGCAGAAGAGGACGTGGATAAGTGGCAGATAGAGAATTACTTTATTGTGGCTAATAAAAAGGATTTGAAACCAAAGATAAACACCAATCAATTAAGCCGAAAGCCCTTAAAAATTCTTTTCGTGGCTCATAACATTTATCCCTTGGAGAAAAGTGGCGTACCCATTGTGACTTACAACGAGGCCACAGCGCTGCAGAAAAAGGGTCATCAAGTGGCAGTGATCATCACCCAAGCCGCAGGCCAGGCAGAAAAGTTTCGATCTGATGGCATCTTAACTTATAATATTCCACCCTTGGATTATGTTGAGCGGTTTCTGGATGATTTCTTTTTAAACCGCCGCCAATACTTGGCCACCATTGAAGCAATTATCAATGACTTTCAGCCTGATATTGTCCACATCAACAATCTACTCTTTATAAGCCCCAAGGTGATGCAACTTTTTTCTGATTATGGGATTAAAATAGTCAGAGAAATGCACGATATAGTGGAATTCTGCTTTCGGGGATTTCCAACCGTAGACTCACCCTTTTCAGTTAGAAATGAAACCGGCTTAGAGATGTGTCGTGGTCCCGCACCTGAGAAATGCAGTAAATGTGTGCTGCCGCAAAAACACATCGCCAACGATAAGCAGAGCATCAAAGTTAAAGCCTTTGTAACAGGCAAGTTTTTTGCCAGGTTGAATTATTTAAATTACTTGTATGACCATGTGGTAGATGCCCTGGTGTTTATGTGTGACAGTTGGAAAAATTACGTGCACCAATTTATCCGGGGCAACCAGCGGGAGTATGTAATTCCCTTAGGTCTGGCTGGTGAAAAGCAGGCAACGGGCGGCCTATATCCACAGGGAAAGGTGCCAAACTTTGTCTATATCGGGTCCATTAGCAGTCTGAAGGGTGTGGATCTTTTATGCCAAGCCTTCCAGGATCAGAATGTACTAACAGAGGGTTTTACGTTAAACATCTATGGCCAAGTACGTGAACAGTATCTAGAGGAAATGGTTAATGGATTAGTGCAATTTGCCGGGGGTAAAGTGAACTGTCACGGACCCTTTGGGGCCGAGGATTTGCCGGCGATTATGCAGAGCGCTGATATCGGCATTGTGCCTTCTTACTTTGAAACCTATTGCTTAACGGTGCGGGAATTTTTAAGCTGGGGTAAGCCGGTCATAGCTGCAGCAACTTACGGCATCAAGGATATTATTCAGCATGATGTTAACGGGATGTTGTTTCCGGTGGGGAACTGGCAGAAATTACGGGAGCAGGTGGCGCGGCTGTTAAAAGATAGGGAGTTATTGGAGAGGCTGCGGGTTGGTGCTATGAACACCAAAGTGGCCACGTTGGCAGAACAAATTGCCCAACTGGAGCAGGTGTACTATGAGGTGCTTGGTCATGAAACGGTGTAA
- the rfbB gene encoding dTDP-glucose 4,6-dehydratase, translated as MKLLVTGGAGFIGSNFIRFMFNERPDIEVINLDKLTYAGNLDNLKELAGKPNYLFVQGDIADGDLVQQLFGKGIDAVINFAAESHVDRSILEPDVFIKTNVVGTQVLLEQARQSWRGSGGQRVRFIQISTDEVYGSLGAEGYFTESTPLAPNSPYSASKAGADLLVRAYYHTYGLPVAITRCSNNYGPYQFPEKLIPLMILKALQDEPLPVYGNGLNVRDWLHVEDHCRAIYTVLTQGRPGEVYNIGGNQERTNLEVVKGILNIMGKPESLISFVQDRPGHDHRYAIDAGKIQRELGWRPRHDFASGLANTVQWYLNNRQWWEPLIS; from the coding sequence GTGAAACTTTTGGTGACCGGGGGAGCCGGATTTATTGGCAGTAATTTTATCCGCTTCATGTTTAATGAAAGGCCGGATATTGAAGTTATCAATTTGGATAAATTAACCTACGCCGGTAATTTAGATAATTTAAAAGAGTTGGCGGGAAAGCCCAACTATCTTTTTGTCCAGGGGGATATTGCGGACGGGGACCTGGTTCAGCAGTTGTTTGGCAAAGGAATTGATGCAGTTATCAACTTTGCCGCCGAATCACATGTGGACAGAAGTATCCTGGAGCCGGATGTATTTATTAAAACCAATGTGGTCGGAACCCAGGTACTGCTGGAGCAGGCCCGCCAAAGCTGGCGGGGATCAGGTGGGCAGCGGGTGAGATTCATCCAAATATCCACCGATGAGGTTTACGGGTCTTTGGGGGCGGAGGGCTATTTCACCGAATCAACCCCCCTGGCCCCCAACAGTCCTTATTCGGCCAGTAAGGCAGGTGCCGACCTCTTGGTCCGGGCTTACTACCATACCTATGGTTTGCCGGTGGCCATTACCCGTTGCTCTAACAACTACGGACCTTATCAATTTCCGGAAAAACTAATTCCCTTGATGATTTTGAAAGCCTTGCAGGATGAACCCCTGCCCGTCTATGGCAATGGCCTGAACGTACGGGATTGGCTGCATGTGGAGGATCACTGCCGAGCCATCTATACTGTGCTGACCCAAGGACGGCCCGGAGAAGTGTACAATATCGGGGGCAATCAAGAAAGAACCAACCTGGAAGTGGTTAAAGGCATTTTAAACATCATGGGTAAACCGGAGTCTTTAATTTCCTTTGTCCAAGACCGGCCGGGGCATGACCACAGGTATGCCATAGATGCGGGGAAAATTCAAAGGGAACTGGGCTGGCGGCCCAGGCATGACTTTGCCAGCGGGCTGGCTAATACCGTCCAGTGGTACTTAAATAACCGGCAGTGGTGGGAGCCACTGATTTCCTAG
- the rfbD gene encoding dTDP-4-dehydrorhamnose reductase, whose amino-acid sequence MIILVTGAAGMLGQDVVAELARRGHRVLPMTRTELNITDLSQVRQVILSGQPDIVINCAAYTAVDQAEQDRERAMQINGLGVGNLALVCGELEIPLVQISTDYVFSGQKPGAYTVFDQPQPINAYGWSKLAGEKYVLQLLQRFYLVRTSWLFGLYGNNFVETILRLAQERKELTVVDDQHGCPTWTQDLARAVADLIATGRYGVYHVTNQGATTWFGLASAIISQSGFDTVVKPVPTSAYPRPAARPVNSVLDSFPLKETIGYLLPSWQDALARYLQLRKGGTR is encoded by the coding sequence ATGATAATTTTAGTCACCGGGGCGGCAGGCATGTTGGGCCAGGATGTAGTTGCGGAACTGGCCCGACGGGGCCACCGGGTTTTGCCGATGACCAGGACAGAACTTAATATTACCGATCTAAGCCAGGTGAGGCAGGTGATTTTATCCGGTCAGCCGGATATTGTGATTAATTGTGCGGCCTACACCGCGGTGGACCAGGCAGAGCAAGACCGGGAGCGGGCCATGCAGATTAACGGCCTGGGGGTGGGGAATTTAGCCCTGGTTTGTGGGGAACTGGAGATACCACTGGTGCAAATTAGCACGGACTATGTTTTTAGTGGGCAAAAGCCCGGTGCCTATACTGTTTTTGATCAACCGCAACCCATTAACGCTTATGGTTGGAGCAAGTTGGCCGGGGAAAAGTATGTGTTGCAACTTTTGCAACGGTTTTACTTGGTGCGAACCAGCTGGCTTTTTGGTTTGTATGGGAACAATTTTGTAGAAACCATACTTAGACTAGCGCAGGAGAGAAAAGAATTGACAGTGGTGGATGATCAGCATGGTTGCCCCACCTGGACCCAGGATTTAGCCAGGGCGGTGGCGGACCTGATAGCCACAGGCCGCTATGGGGTCTACCATGTGACTAATCAAGGGGCCACCACCTGGTTTGGCCTGGCCAGTGCAATCATCAGCCAGAGCGGCTTCGACACGGTGGTTAAGCCGGTACCAACCAGTGCCTATCCCCGCCCGGCGGCCCGCCCGGTTAATTCCGTTTTAGACAGTTTTCCCCTTAAGGAAACTATAGGCTATCTTTTACCCAGTTGGCAGGATGCTTTGGCCAGGTATTTACAGCTAAGAAAGGGGGGGACCCGGTGA
- a CDS encoding dTDP-4-dehydrorhamnose 3,5-epimerase family protein: MKLISGVQVKKLRLIPDERGYLMEMLRCDWPEFESFAQAYVTACYAGVYKAWHYHKLQTDHFVCVSGMAKVVLFDDREESPTRGEINEFHIGQLNPVLLKIPPLVYHGFTAEGNAPALIINFPTQLYNYQQPDEYRRPYNDPAIPYNWEVKHG, from the coding sequence ATGAAACTCATTAGCGGGGTGCAGGTGAAAAAACTGCGGTTGATTCCAGATGAACGTGGCTATTTAATGGAGATGCTGCGCTGTGATTGGCCGGAATTCGAAAGTTTTGCCCAGGCTTATGTCACGGCCTGTTACGCCGGGGTATATAAGGCCTGGCATTATCACAAACTGCAGACCGATCATTTTGTCTGCGTTTCCGGTATGGCTAAAGTGGTACTCTTTGACGACCGGGAAGAAAGCCCCACCCGGGGCGAAATTAACGAATTTCATATTGGCCAGTTAAACCCGGTATTATTGAAGATTCCTCCCCTGGTGTACCATGGGTTTACTGCCGAGGGTAATGCCCCGGCCCTGATTATCAATTTTCCCACCCAGCTGTATAATTACCAGCAGCCCGATGAGTATAGGCGACCTTATAACGACCCGGCCATTCCCTATAACTGGGAGGTTAAGCACGGATGA